In a single window of the Enoplosus armatus isolate fEnoArm2 chromosome 15, fEnoArm2.hap1, whole genome shotgun sequence genome:
- the six6a gene encoding homeobox protein SIX6a, which produces MFQLPILNFSPQQVAGVCETLEESGDIERLGRFLWSLPVAPAACEVLNKNESVLRARAVVAFHTGNFRELYHILENHKFTKESHTKLQALWLEAHYQEAEKLRGRPLGPVDKYRVRKKFPLPRTIWDGEQKTHCFKERTRHLLREWYLQDPYPNPSKKRELAQATGLTPTQVGNWFKNRRQRDRAAAAKNRLQQQVLSGGSVRSLADEDGTVDRLGNSSSPEASLSSKAAASAISITSSDSECDI; this is translated from the exons ATGTTTCAGCTGCCCATCTTGAATTTCAGCCCCCAGCAGGTCGCCGGGGTCTGCGAGACTCTGGAGGAGAGCGGGGACATCGAGCGCCTCGGCCGCTTCCTCTGGTCGCTGCCCGTCGCGCCAGCGGCCTGCGAGGTCCTCAACAAAAACGAGTCGGTGCTGAGGGCCCGGGCCGTCGTCGCCTTCCACACCGGCAATTTCCGCGAACTTTACCACATCCTGGAGAACCACAAGTTCACCAAAGAGTCGCACACGAAGCTGCAGGCGCTGTGGCTCGAAGCGCACTACCAGGAGGCTGAGAAGCTGCGGGGACGCCCGCTGGGGCCGGTGGACAAATACAGGGTGCGGAAGAAGTTCCCCCTACCCAGAACCATATGGGATGGAGAGCAGAAAACCCACTGCTTCAAGGAGAGAACCCGGCACTTGTTAAGAGAATGGTATTTGCAGGATCCCTACCCGAACCCCAGTAAAAAGCGGGAGCTTGCACAGGCTACAGGACTTACACCCACACAAGTAGGAAACTGGTTCAAAAACcgcagacaaagagacagagcagcGGCTGCGAAGAACAG GCTCCAGCAGCAGGTCTTGTCCGGCGGCTCGGTTCGCTCCCTGGCGGACGAGGACGGCACCGTGGACCGCCTGGGGAACTCGTCCAGTCCGGAGGCCAGTCTGTCGAGCAAAGCAGCCGCCTCGGCCATCTCCATCACCTCCAGCGACAGTGAATGTGACATCTGA